In Candidatus Methylomirabilota bacterium, the genomic stretch CAGCCCCCGGTCGGTGAAGAGCTCGCCCAGCGGCGCCCACCAGGAGATGTGCGAGCGCTGGACGTTGAGCAGATACACCCCGCTCATGCTGATCAGGATGCCCGTGATGCCGAGGAGATTCGGCTTCTCCTTGAGCGTCACATAGCCCAGGACCACCAGGACCAGGAGGCTCACCTTCCACAACGCCGTCACCATGGAGAGGGGCGAAAGCTTGAGCGCCTTCGACAGCGCCATCGTCGAGATGATCTGGCACACCGCGAAGAGAAGGCAGGCCCAGACGAAGCCGGGCTTGATCACGGGGTCGCCATGCCAGAGGACGAAGAGCGCGGCGAAGGGCAGGAGGAAGGTGAAGCGCCCCCACACCGCCATGTACTCGTCCAGCTCGTGACCCAGGCGCTTCATCACCGTGTTCCGCAGCACCTGGCAGAGCGCGGCGGTAAGCGCCAGGGCTTCCCACATGCGGCCGAGTCTACACGAGCACTCCCGGATACTTGGCAGGATTCACCGGAAAGCCCGGGAAAAGCGGCGCCGTCGCCGCCACGCCGAGGTGCCGCGCGGCCACCTCGGCGAAGAGGTTGCGGAAGTCCGTGGTCACGGCGAGGTCGCGCCCCTCGTAGAGCTGCTCGCGCGCGAGCTCCGGCCACCTGCCCGCCATCCGGCCTCCCTTGACGGG encodes the following:
- a CDS encoding DMT family transporter; translated protein: MWEALALTAALCQVLRNTVMKRLGHELDEYMAVWGRFTFLLPFAALFVLWHGDPVIKPGFVWACLLFAVCQIISTMALSKALKLSPLSMVTALWKVSLLVLVVLGYVTLKEKPNLLGITGILISMSGVYLLNVQRSHISWWAPLGELFTDRGLRYTLLAALFFAPSVVTIKWAMQLSDPYMGTLGGYLAASLLVTPIVLVTSRRYFAAVPRHWMAFVSFGLFAALTTVSQGHAYLMTLSSNVEAVKQVEILFALAVGVVVFGERQKVSEIVPGALVMLAGVVLLSLAA